Proteins co-encoded in one Aquincola tertiaricarbonis genomic window:
- a CDS encoding MFS transporter, which produces MSAAAFAADAPLRAFPSFMRMWWGRLAGTMAAQMLMVALGWQMYDTTGSAWDLGLVGLAQFMPALLLSLVAGTVIDRSNRGHVLAACLVLQAAVAGTLAAGTVGGWVGRETILAVSLLLGVARAFQQPAQQAVVPALVPAVVLPRALAFSSGAIQAAIIAGPAVGGFVYVAGAAAVYGLCAALFLVGGALVLSIRGLARPPSKEPVNMATLLAGFRFIAQRPVILGAISLDLFAVLLGGATALLPIYARDILHTGPWGLGLLRGAPAGGALLVSLLLTRWPIRDRVGRRMFAAVAVYGVATLVFGVSTVFPLSFVALMVAGAADMVSVVVRQSLVQLDTPDKMRGRVAAVNSVFIGASNQLGEFESGATAAWLGPVGSVVLGGAGTLVVVALWMRLFPALREREHLSPPP; this is translated from the coding sequence ATGCGCATGTGGTGGGGCCGGCTGGCCGGGACCATGGCCGCGCAGATGCTGATGGTGGCGCTGGGCTGGCAGATGTACGACACCACCGGCAGTGCCTGGGACCTGGGCCTGGTGGGCCTGGCGCAGTTCATGCCCGCGCTGCTGCTGTCGCTGGTGGCGGGCACGGTGATCGACCGCAGCAACCGCGGCCATGTGCTGGCCGCCTGCCTGGTGCTGCAGGCCGCGGTGGCCGGCACGCTGGCTGCGGGCACGGTGGGTGGCTGGGTGGGGCGCGAAACCATCCTGGCGGTTTCGCTGCTGCTGGGCGTGGCGCGGGCCTTCCAGCAGCCGGCGCAACAGGCGGTGGTGCCGGCGCTGGTGCCGGCCGTGGTGCTGCCGCGGGCACTGGCCTTCAGCTCGGGCGCCATCCAGGCAGCCATCATCGCCGGGCCGGCGGTGGGCGGCTTCGTCTACGTGGCGGGCGCGGCAGCGGTGTACGGGCTGTGCGCGGCGCTGTTCCTGGTGGGCGGCGCGCTGGTGCTGTCCATCCGCGGGCTGGCGCGGCCGCCCTCGAAGGAGCCGGTGAACATGGCCACGCTGCTGGCGGGCTTCCGCTTCATCGCCCAGCGGCCGGTGATCCTGGGCGCCATCTCGCTGGACCTGTTCGCGGTGCTGCTGGGCGGCGCCACCGCGCTGCTGCCCATCTACGCCCGCGACATCCTGCATACCGGACCCTGGGGCCTGGGCCTGCTGCGCGGCGCGCCGGCGGGCGGGGCGCTGCTGGTGTCGCTGCTGCTCACGCGCTGGCCGATCCGCGACCGTGTGGGCCGGCGCATGTTCGCGGCAGTGGCGGTATACGGCGTGGCCACGCTGGTGTTCGGCGTCTCCACCGTGTTCCCGCTGAGCTTCGTGGCGCTGATGGTGGCCGGCGCGGCCGACATGGTCAGCGTGGTGGTGCGGCAGTCGCTGGTGCAGCTGGACACGCCCGACAAGATGCGGGGCCGGGTGGCGGCGGTGAACTCCGTCTTCATCGGCGCCAGCAACCAGCTGGGCGAGTTCGAGTCGGGCGCCACCGCGGCCTGGCTGGGGCCGGTGGGCTCGGTGGTGCTGGGCGGCGCCGGCACGCTGGTGGTGGTGGCGCTGTGGATGCGGCTCTTTCCCGCGCTGCGGGAGCGGGAACACCTCAGCCCACCCCCCTAG